The following are encoded in a window of Zymoseptoria tritici IPO323 chromosome 4, whole genome shotgun sequence genomic DNA:
- a CDS encoding Tec1-like protein (Belong to TEF-1 and TEAD transcription factor family): MMIQPTRVLPSNASPLRDADSLHGPRVLQEHSGNRQYHNYSYTEHSQPKYPPSLSTENSYIGHQPLHHEAHYYQQHPAQRYHGGSRRSRPPTREEQDAWMRKCLKEADVLYARFRASDGYAKYRQRQQREEKPGTEQKWPEHLEVAFFQALAIFPPMGRNKQSHRDKLRGRNELISDYIYQETRVLRTRKQVSSHIQVLKPFTRGDPAITKYFVKQRGHGDHYGGSRSSHVDRRHTSRYPVNAPPHDMCNGRFPMPRVDTRDWSSSHIPLGTFEPLSFEMFVQQKFVQDHDKPDIVKRLHTYTASTHHPCLADEHFRDWPTLGYTYPQLAKMHARRPLNCNLVAAQASIALTTDTWKDQENVELGISFSCRGQQLPAGAAVTCLNRFYKDGICFSDSGVPDDVVLHETEHGQVEAQVKFGSQFWASSLASLANRLRHGTDPMTGISNTREEVRRLVDGITATQEIVAHTDHGAETLLVIFWKFRLSSGVQGQASWHRLQLSSTPGVHCDEYSQDHTLDSFASTLPYDDPSNSHHVHPALQSPFEYDQDSSSGGSALTSATWPISFSDTLETAPPSAVDFSTDNSLDFTGGNINVSYGDTNFDFSNFDSSAFNLDATTSFVTESMIDPFSQHDYSTQYCDSYAPSYDTSQPISAGDASFAMTAIDSLSQNVFEGFGEPYNQDAHDAQAYGGAGQDVIKEEDPLAALADASYMVSGVLTQEDRQTHECVERLRE; encoded by the exons ATGATGATTCAGCCAACTCGAGTCTTGCCCTCCAATGCCTCTCCTCTGCGTGACGCTGATAGTCTTCATGGCCCGAGGGTGTTGCAAGAACACTCTGGCAATCGCCAATACCACAACTACTCATACACTGAGCATTCACAACCGAAATATCCTCCGAGCCTGTCGACGGAGAACAGCTACATCGGACATCAGCCACTACATCACGAAGCTCACTATTACCAACAACACCCCGCACAACGCTACCATGGTGGAAGTAGACGGTCCCGGCCTCCCACGCGCGAAGAGCAGGATGCATGGATGCGAAAGTGTCTCAAGGAGGCGGACGTCCTCTACGCACGCTTCAGGGCTTCCGATGGCTACGCGAAATATCGTCAGCGTCAACAGAGGGAAGAGAAGCCGGGCACGGAACAGAAATGGCCAGAGCACCTCGAGGTAGCTTTCTTCCAAG CGTTGGCCATCTTCCCACCTATGGGTCGCAACAAGCAAAGCCACAGAGACAAGCTACGAGGCCGCAATGAACTAATCTCAGACTACATCTACCAAGAGACACGAGTTTTACGCACCCGCAAGCAAGTCTCCAGTCATATTCAGGTCTTGAAGCCATTCACCAGAGGTGATCCGGCCATCACGAAGTACTTTGTAAAACAAAGAGGCCACGGCGATCACTACGGTGGCAGCAGATCGTCTCACGTCGATCGAAGGCACACTTCAAGATACCCAGTCAATGCACCGCCTCACGACATGTGCAACGGTCGGTTTCCGATGCCGCGGGTCGACACACGAGACTGGTCCAGCTCTCACATCCCGCTCGGGACATTTGAGCCCTTGAGCTTTGAGATGTTCGTTCAGCAGAAGTTCGTGCAGGACCACGACAAACCGGACATTGTGAAACGTCTACACACGTATACCGCATCGACCCATCATCCGTGTCTGGCAGATGAGCACTTCAGAGACTGGCCCACTCTGGGCTATACATACCCACAGCTCGCCAAGATGCATGCGAGGCGGCCGTTGAATTGCAACCTCGTTGCTGCGCAAGCGTCGATTGCGCTGACGACTGACACCTGGAAGGACCAGGAAAACGTCGAGCTGGGAATATCGTTCTCGTGTCGAGGTCAGCAACTACCAGCAGGTGCGGCGGTCACTTGCCTGAATCGGTTCTACAAGGACGGCATCTGCTTCAGCGACAGCGGTGTACCCGATGATGTCGTGCTCCATGAAACCGAGCATGGGCAAGTAGAGGCCCAGGTCAAGTTTGGCAGCCAATTTTGGGCCAGCAGTCTTGCCAGTCTAGCCAATCGTTTGCGCCACGGCACAGATCCGATGACAGGCATTTCCAACACCCGGGAAGAAGTTCGACGACTGGTCGACGGCATCACAGCGACTCAAGAGATCGTTGCCCACACCGACCATGGAGCTGAGACTTTACTGGTGATCTTCTGGAAATTCAGACTCTCTAGCGGAGTGCAAGGACAAGCGTCCTGGCACAGGCTTCAACTATCCTCAACGCCAGGTGTACATTGCGACGAGTACTCACAAGATCACACCCTCGACTCCTTCGCGTCCACGCTCCCATACGATGACCCCTCCAACTCTCATCATGTCCATCCTGCCCTCCAGTCACCTTTCGAATATGACCAAGACAGCAGTTCCGGCGGCTCCGCCCTCACCTCAGCCACCTGgcccatctccttctccgatACCCTTGAGACAGCTCCCCCCAGCGCCGTCGACTTCTCCACCGACAACAGTCTCGACTTCACCGGCGGCAACATCAACGTCTCGTACGGCGATACGAACTTCGACTTCAGTAACTTCGATAGCTCGGCCTTCAATCTCGATGCCACAACGTCGTTCGTGACGGAATCGATGATCGATCCTTTCTCGCAGCATGACTACTCGACACAGTACTGCGATAGCTACGCACCGTCGTACGATACTTCGCAGCCAATCAGTGCGGGCGATGCCAGTTTTGCGATGACGGCGATCGACTCTCTGTCGCAGAATGTTTTCGAGGGCTTCGGCGAGCCTTACAATCAGGATGCTCATGATGCGCAAGCATATGGAGGCGCTGGACAGGATGTCATTAAGGAGGAAGACCCGCTGGCGGCGCTGGCGGACGCTTCGTACATGGTCAGTGGAGTACTGACGCAGGAGGATCGTCAGACGCATGAATGTGTTGAGAGGTTACGGGAGTGA